One region of Pyramidobacter sp. YE332 genomic DNA includes:
- a CDS encoding isoprenylcysteine carboxylmethyltransferase family protein, translated as MENDALQKLRVWAFRQRGGIWTALFVVILALARPLPGRIVPGLILVILGQLLRFWGVGCITLYRGEEVKAQRLATWGPYALVRNPLYVANGLLGLGWAWMSGNVPTVVFLAAFYVLYGVLIVPHEEAFLARKFGREYEDYKKRVGRFVPKNFSREALSHVRAGGYDASILLKSEIHSLLVTVVGTALILSRLWW; from the coding sequence ATGGAGAATGACGCTTTGCAGAAGCTTCGCGTCTGGGCGTTCAGGCAGCGCGGCGGCATTTGGACGGCGCTGTTCGTCGTGATCCTCGCCCTGGCGCGCCCGCTGCCCGGGCGCATCGTCCCCGGGCTGATCCTGGTGATCCTCGGGCAGCTGCTGCGCTTTTGGGGCGTGGGGTGCATCACGCTCTACCGCGGCGAGGAAGTCAAGGCGCAGCGCTTGGCGACGTGGGGCCCCTACGCGCTGGTCCGCAATCCGCTGTACGTGGCCAACGGTCTGCTGGGGCTGGGCTGGGCCTGGATGTCGGGCAACGTCCCCACGGTCGTGTTCCTGGCGGCGTTCTACGTGCTCTATGGCGTGCTGATCGTGCCTCACGAGGAGGCGTTCCTGGCGCGGAAGTTCGGCCGGGAGTACGAGGATTACAAAAAGCGCGTCGGGCGCTTCGTGCCGAAGAATTTTTCCCGCGAGGCCCTGTCCCATGTCCGCGCCGGCGGGTACGACGCTTCGATCCTGCTGAAAAGCGAGATCCATTCGCTGCTGGTCACGGTCGTCGGCACGGCGCTGATCCTTTCGCGTCTGTGGTGGTAA
- a CDS encoding ATP-binding protein: protein MDEIEGKNRPEPLRISAKIRRLTGRAIYRYDMITPGDRIAVGVSGGKDSLLLLCILKFIKTYSPVKYDLQAFSVDMTNGQWDPAPLQTLCDSLQVPLHVIPYAIEHIIDVKREESPCSLCANLRRGILNAAAKKAGCNKLALGHNLDDVVETGLMNLLRNGRFRSFQPKLWHDRAEMWLIRPMIYLSEFQIRNELDRLGVATFQHCCKYGADTERSRTKSLIAELKPRFPDLKQSILHALENHAPADHWTATPRLYAGVYESDRSVSDSERQPDL from the coding sequence ATGGACGAAATCGAAGGGAAAAATCGTCCCGAACCGCTGCGGATCAGCGCGAAAATCCGCCGCCTGACGGGAAGGGCCATCTACCGGTACGACATGATCACGCCCGGCGACCGCATCGCCGTCGGCGTTTCCGGAGGCAAGGACAGTCTGCTGCTGCTTTGCATCCTCAAATTCATCAAGACTTACAGCCCGGTCAAATACGATCTGCAGGCTTTCAGCGTCGACATGACCAACGGCCAATGGGACCCCGCGCCGCTCCAAACTCTCTGCGATTCGCTGCAGGTGCCCCTGCACGTGATCCCTTACGCCATCGAGCACATCATCGACGTCAAGCGGGAAGAATCCCCATGCAGCCTCTGCGCCAATCTGCGCCGCGGCATCCTCAACGCCGCCGCCAAAAAGGCCGGCTGCAACAAGCTGGCGCTCGGGCACAATCTCGACGACGTCGTCGAAACGGGGCTGATGAACCTGCTGCGCAACGGGCGCTTCCGCAGCTTCCAGCCCAAACTCTGGCACGACCGCGCCGAGATGTGGCTGATCCGCCCCATGATCTATCTCAGCGAATTCCAGATCCGAAACGAACTGGACCGTCTCGGCGTCGCCACCTTCCAGCACTGCTGCAAGTACGGCGCCGACACCGAGCGCTCGCGCACCAAGTCGCTGATCGCCGAGCTCAAGCCGCGTTTCCCTGACCTCAAGCAGAGCATCCTCCACGCGCTGGAAAACCACGCCCCCGCCGACCATTGGACGGCGACGCCGCGGCTCTACGCGGGCGTGTACGAGTCGGATCGTTCCGTTTCGGATTCGGAGCGGCAGCCCGATCTTTGA
- a CDS encoding type II toxin-antitoxin system RelB/DinJ family antitoxin produces MATTNVTVRMDENLKADFEEMLADFGLNTSVAINIFARQVVYERRIPFAIARDRPNAATRAAMEDTRARRGLSKTFSSVKDLMADLDA; encoded by the coding sequence ATGGCGACAACCAACGTCACCGTAAGAATGGACGAAAACCTGAAAGCCGATTTCGAAGAAATGCTCGCCGACTTCGGGCTGAATACGTCGGTGGCCATTAACATCTTCGCGCGCCAGGTTGTGTACGAGCGACGAATCCCGTTCGCCATCGCGCGCGACCGCCCCAACGCCGCGACACGCGCGGCCATGGAAGACACCCGCGCGCGTCGCGGCCTGAGCAAGACCTTCTCGTCCGTGAAAGACCTGATGGCCGATCTCGATGCTTAA
- the trpS gene encoding tryptophan--tRNA ligase yields the protein MTVNEATRTERKKVILSGIQPTGIFTLGNYIGAVRNWGKMQEDYDCAYFIADLHSLTVRQEPAKLRKQTLDAFALLLACGIDPEKSLVFIQSHVHAHAELSWILSCYSMFGELSRMTQFKDKSAKHVDNVNAGLFTYPALMAADILLYQADYVPVGEDQRQHLEFTRDVVTRFNNIYGEVFRMPDAYIPEAGARIMSLQEPTKKMSKSDTNVNAFISILDEPNAIVNKFKRAVTDSETVVCYRGGKDGINNLMSIYSVVTGESYDRIERDFAGKGYGDFKLAVGEAVAEELRPIREKFAALTADKAALEALYRKGAETAAHIAERTLGKVKKKLGLLPR from the coding sequence ATGACAGTGAACGAAGCGACGCGGACGGAACGGAAAAAAGTGATCCTCAGCGGCATCCAGCCGACGGGGATTTTCACGCTGGGCAACTATATCGGCGCGGTGCGCAACTGGGGCAAGATGCAGGAGGACTACGACTGCGCCTATTTCATCGCCGACCTGCACTCGCTGACGGTGCGCCAGGAGCCGGCCAAACTGCGCAAGCAGACGCTGGACGCCTTTGCGCTGCTGCTGGCCTGCGGCATCGATCCCGAAAAGAGCCTGGTTTTCATCCAGAGCCACGTCCATGCTCACGCCGAACTGAGCTGGATCCTGTCCTGCTATTCCATGTTCGGCGAGTTGTCGCGCATGACCCAGTTCAAGGACAAGTCGGCCAAGCACGTTGACAATGTCAACGCCGGGCTGTTCACCTATCCCGCGCTGATGGCGGCCGACATTCTGCTGTATCAGGCCGACTACGTCCCCGTCGGGGAAGACCAGCGCCAGCATCTGGAGTTCACCCGCGACGTGGTGACCCGCTTCAACAACATCTACGGCGAGGTGTTCCGCATGCCCGACGCCTACATTCCCGAGGCCGGCGCGCGCATCATGTCGCTGCAGGAGCCGACGAAAAAAATGTCCAAGTCGGACACGAACGTCAACGCGTTCATCTCCATCCTCGACGAGCCGAACGCCATCGTCAACAAGTTCAAGCGCGCCGTCACCGACAGCGAGACCGTCGTCTGTTACCGCGGAGGCAAGGACGGTATCAACAACCTGATGAGCATTTATTCGGTCGTCACCGGCGAAAGCTACGACCGGATCGAACGCGACTTCGCCGGCAAGGGCTACGGCGATTTCAAGCTTGCCGTCGGCGAAGCCGTCGCGGAAGAGCTGCGTCCGATCCGCGAAAAATTCGCCGCGCTGACGGCCGACAAGGCGGCGTTGGAAGCGCTTTACCGCAAGGGGGCGGAAACGGCCGCCCATATCGCCGAGCGGACGCTGGGCAAGGTCAAGAAAAAACTCGGCCTGCTGCCCCGCTGA
- a CDS encoding IclR family transcriptional regulator, translated as MADSTKSESTSRTLEHGLDVLMCFLKNHRELSLTEISRTVGRNTTSTYRLIQTLAEKGFLARNPENRKYFLGMTVKMLGELVDDKEELRLAAHPYLVKVHREFNENVSVYIYHNFKRLCIDRIESTHPLRQTVLVGEELPLTLGGGGTALLAFLPPKVQAAVMKSEPGISPEKLREIRKKGYAVSYDEMGQGSVGIGVPIFDKNGRVLAALNLSGPTNRLTDDVVTRGVARLQEIAAQVTSELAS; from the coding sequence ATGGCGGATTCAACGAAAAGCGAGTCGACGTCGAGAACTTTGGAACATGGGCTCGACGTGCTCATGTGCTTTTTGAAAAATCATCGAGAGCTTTCTCTGACGGAGATCTCCAGGACGGTCGGGCGCAACACGACAAGCACCTATCGGCTGATCCAGACGCTGGCGGAAAAAGGATTCCTGGCCAGGAATCCCGAGAACCGCAAGTATTTTCTCGGCATGACGGTGAAAATGCTTGGCGAACTTGTGGACGATAAAGAGGAACTGCGCCTTGCGGCGCATCCTTATCTGGTCAAGGTGCACCGGGAATTCAACGAGAACGTTTCCGTGTATATTTACCATAACTTCAAGCGTCTCTGCATCGACCGCATCGAGAGCACGCATCCGCTGCGCCAGACTGTGCTGGTCGGAGAGGAACTGCCGCTGACGCTGGGCGGCGGCGGGACGGCGTTGCTGGCGTTTTTGCCGCCCAAGGTGCAGGCGGCGGTGATGAAGTCCGAACCCGGCATTTCGCCGGAGAAGCTGCGGGAAATTCGCAAAAAGGGGTACGCCGTCTCCTACGATGAGATGGGGCAGGGGAGCGTGGGGATCGGCGTTCCCATTTTCGACAAAAACGGACGGGTCCTTGCGGCGCTGAATCTCTCCGGACCGACCAACCGTTTGACGGACGACGTCGTCACACGCGGCGTGGCCCGTTTGCAGGAAATTGCGGCGCAGGTTACTTCGGAGCTGGCATCGTGA
- a CDS encoding lysylphosphatidylglycerol synthase transmembrane domain-containing protein, with product MSLRKGLAVFLFLTLGVGALIICVSVDKHALHAFMHMRKINILYVLMMVFLAWSCDASRFCLTARAMGYKIRFVRGLVLTWLHYFGCALTPMQVGGGPFQVYVLYKSGVPVGSGIAITLIRTLFSTFLLSIAAPVAFLTVPQLAGGGVLVKGVFFYVGILSVVMWVVFILSILKADVIKRFCCAMFLWLKKFRWFSRLRVLRAYRVTCSEIDSYSENVKRMVGEGLPYFIGAFALSVCHLVALFSVLPLLMHAVRLTVNYLHAVLAQAMFMFILYFIPTPGASGVAEGGGAAIFSLLMPENMAGIMAVICRFFTEYLAIFMGCVVAIRMIGWGTAEKIISGSGDELIEEERRNGE from the coding sequence ATGAGCTTGCGAAAAGGGCTGGCGGTCTTTCTGTTCCTGACGCTGGGCGTCGGCGCGCTGATCATCTGTGTCAGCGTGGACAAGCACGCGCTTCACGCGTTTATGCACATGAGGAAGATCAACATTCTGTACGTGCTGATGATGGTCTTTCTGGCCTGGAGCTGCGACGCTTCGCGTTTTTGCCTGACGGCGCGGGCCATGGGCTACAAGATCCGTTTTGTCCGCGGTCTGGTGCTGACCTGGCTGCACTATTTCGGCTGCGCGCTGACGCCCATGCAGGTCGGCGGCGGCCCGTTCCAGGTCTACGTGCTGTACAAGTCGGGCGTGCCGGTCGGCTCGGGCATCGCCATCACGCTGATCCGCACGCTGTTCAGCACCTTTCTGCTGAGCATTGCGGCGCCGGTGGCCTTTCTGACGGTGCCTCAGCTGGCGGGCGGCGGCGTGCTGGTCAAAGGCGTGTTCTTTTACGTGGGGATCCTGTCGGTGGTCATGTGGGTCGTTTTTATCCTCAGCATCCTCAAGGCCGACGTGATCAAACGCTTCTGCTGCGCCATGTTCCTCTGGCTGAAGAAGTTCAGATGGTTCAGCCGGCTCCGCGTGCTGCGCGCCTACCGCGTCACCTGTTCCGAGATCGACAGCTATTCAGAAAACGTGAAGCGCATGGTGGGGGAGGGGCTGCCGTATTTTATCGGCGCGTTCGCGCTCTCCGTCTGCCATCTGGTGGCGCTTTTTTCCGTGCTGCCGCTGCTGATGCACGCGGTGAGACTGACGGTCAATTATCTGCATGCCGTGCTGGCGCAGGCCATGTTCATGTTCATCCTCTACTTTATCCCCACGCCCGGCGCCAGCGGCGTGGCCGAGGGCGGCGGCGCCGCGATCTTCAGCCTGCTGATGCCCGAGAACATGGCGGGGATCATGGCCGTCATCTGCCGTTTCTTCACGGAATACCTGGCCATCTTCATGGGCTGCGTCGTCGCCATCCGCATGATCGGCTGGGGCACGGCGGAGAAGATCATCAGCGGTTCCGGTGACGAACTGATCGAAGAGGAGCGCAGAAATGGAGAATGA
- a CDS encoding type II toxin-antitoxin system YafQ family toxin → MLNLRYQSAFKRDYKRIRKRGYDIRRLENIIEMLVKEQVLPKECRDHDLGGNWSGFRECHIEPDWLLVYTIDHNDLVLVLSRTGSHSDLFG, encoded by the coding sequence ATGCTTAATCTCAGATATCAGTCTGCCTTCAAGCGCGACTACAAGCGTATCCGCAAACGGGGGTACGATATTCGGCGGCTGGAAAACATCATCGAGATGCTCGTAAAAGAGCAGGTGCTCCCCAAAGAGTGCCGCGACCACGATTTGGGCGGCAATTGGTCGGGTTTCCGCGAGTGCCATATCGAGCCGGACTGGCTGCTCGTCTACACCATCGACCATAATGACTTGGTCTTGGTCCTCAGCCGCACCGGTTCGCACAGCGATCTGTTCGGATAA
- a CDS encoding glucose-6-phosphate isomerase gives MLKIRLTEAQKVGNELPDVGIALETAWKTLLDGARQEKNGYGWMNLPGRDLSALKEMARELARFGQIVLIGIGGSALGTQMLMNAFCDPLYPFSEKSGRPQLFVADNADARSNEAIWAQIEPRRAALLVVSKSGRTLETLSNFLFFREKLSAALGADVEKHIFAVTDPAKGFLHAYAAEKKTRRLDFPADTGGRYSVLSACGLAAAGALGIDAERLLAGAAAMKKALLADTAGSAATAIAREVLRGEAAGRNVTVFWSYGDRLKSVSEWFAQLWGESLGKNGLGLTPQAALGSIDQHSQLQLYTSGPDDKFFFFLSEKPGVKGRLTIPAEKLFDEARYLDGTSQERVLDCERRGVVASLKRRGRPLCEIELERADEFCLGGLIFLLETVTALVGLALGVDPFDQPGVEEGKNYALALCGSADYAGYLKTLENIETGSKSAIFSVE, from the coding sequence ATGCTGAAAATTCGTCTTACCGAGGCACAGAAGGTCGGCAACGAGCTGCCGGACGTCGGGATCGCGCTCGAGACCGCGTGGAAAACGCTTCTTGACGGCGCCCGCCAGGAGAAAAACGGCTACGGCTGGATGAACCTGCCCGGGCGGGATCTTTCCGCGCTGAAGGAAATGGCGCGCGAATTGGCGCGATTCGGGCAGATCGTGCTGATCGGCATCGGCGGCTCGGCGCTGGGCACGCAGATGCTGATGAACGCTTTTTGCGACCCGCTGTATCCGTTTTCCGAAAAAAGCGGGCGGCCGCAGCTTTTCGTCGCCGATAACGCCGACGCCCGCAGCAACGAGGCGATCTGGGCGCAGATCGAGCCGCGGCGCGCGGCGCTGCTGGTCGTCAGCAAGTCCGGCCGTACGCTGGAGACGCTGAGCAACTTTTTGTTTTTCAGGGAGAAACTGTCGGCGGCGCTTGGCGCGGACGTTGAGAAGCATATTTTTGCCGTGACGGATCCGGCGAAAGGATTCCTTCACGCCTATGCGGCCGAGAAGAAAACGCGCCGCCTCGACTTTCCCGCGGACACAGGCGGGCGTTATTCGGTGCTTTCCGCCTGCGGGCTGGCGGCCGCCGGCGCGCTGGGCATCGACGCGGAGCGGCTGCTGGCCGGCGCGGCGGCGATGAAGAAAGCGCTGCTGGCGGACACGGCCGGCAGCGCGGCGACGGCGATCGCGCGGGAAGTGCTGCGCGGCGAAGCGGCCGGCCGCAACGTGACGGTGTTTTGGTCCTACGGCGACCGGCTCAAGTCGGTGAGCGAGTGGTTCGCGCAGCTCTGGGGCGAAAGCCTCGGCAAGAACGGCCTCGGCCTGACGCCGCAGGCGGCGCTGGGTTCCATCGACCAGCACTCGCAGCTGCAGCTCTACACCTCGGGGCCGGACGATAAGTTCTTCTTCTTCCTCAGCGAAAAGCCCGGCGTGAAAGGACGCCTGACGATCCCGGCGGAGAAACTTTTCGACGAGGCGCGCTATCTCGACGGCACGTCGCAGGAACGCGTTTTGGACTGCGAACGCCGCGGCGTCGTCGCTTCCCTGAAACGCCGCGGGCGGCCGCTGTGCGAGATCGAGCTGGAACGGGCGGACGAGTTCTGCCTGGGCGGCCTGATCTTCCTGCTCGAAACGGTGACGGCGCTGGTCGGCCTGGCGCTCGGCGTCGATCCCTTCGACCAGCCCGGCGTGGAAGAGGGGAAGAATTACGCTCTGGCGCTGTGCGGCAGCGCGGATTACGCCGGTTACCTGAAAACGCTCGAAAACATCGAAACCGGTTCGAAGAGCGCGATCTTTTCAGTAGAATGA